TAGTGAGAGCTCTAGATTGATGGTCAGCATCATAAGCTCAGTTCCTAGAAGTGACACTGCCAGATTAAACTTATAGATTTAGAATGAGGAAaattggaaggagaaggaagtaTCCTGACAAACATTTATgctattatattaaaaaaaaaattgagttgGTACACACAGCTGGTAAAGATTTCTGATAATACAGTACATAGTCTAAAAGATTAAGCTAAAAATTATAGTCAGACCCATATACTGTGGTAAAACCATATAACTTTCTGACAAAACAGAATGATGGCTTGGTTTTAATGGTTACAAACATTGATACAACTGAGAGAGGAGCTAATACTCAGCCCTGCTGTACACCACCACAGTAAATTCTTCCCAGGCTTTCTGACAGCCTTTCTGGCTTTGACACCCTTGACTACAACACACTGAAGGCACCATTCCATAGGAAACAGCAAACTGAATTGTAGATCACATCACTCTGCCTGCAACACATCACTGCAACACagagaagaacagaaatatgACACTGTCATAGTGTTCTTCCTCATATGAAGCAAGTCCTCTGTGCACACCATTGGAGCATGTTGAATGCTTTGTACCAAACTTTTTGGCTCCCTCTTGTGTCAAGAGAACAATGGGAACTGCTGGACACATCAAGATGTATTAgaccagggctgcagggacaaaAGCCTGAGAATGAGTCCATGACATGGTATTTTCCTCATCTTCTCTCCCCCACAAAAAAAGGATGTTAAAACCAAAAGGGAAACACTCCCTAACTCCTTTACTTATGGAAAAAAAGGcggggaaagaaaacatttgcatgAAGGTTAGAGACAGAGAAAAgttccctctttccttttgcattttgctgACCTGCTAGCACTTTTCTGTAGTTTCAAAGCACAAATGATGCATACAAGATTTATATATGAGCACTCTGTCAGATGCCCCAGTTTGCAGTGACCATAGGTTATCTAGTCAAGCTCCAGAAGGATGAAGGACTCAGCAGCTAGGACTGGGAAATAACCAAAGGATAACTAagcccaaaacacagcatttaacACACTGCATTCTTGTAAAACCTGGCAAGATCACTAGTCTTTGAAGTTGGTgcctaaatattaaaaataaaaacagcatcTTGCTCTTGTTCTGTGAATTGTGCTTGTCTGAAAACTCAGTGAGAAAATGAGGAATATGACCTATTTGCTACAGGCTGTGACAGTCATCAGGGGTTCACTGGGGAAGCCTGGCACCTTATTTACTGTGTGCATTTCATGCAAAATtcttctattaatttttaaagctgtagATATTACCTTGCCCCCTTCCTGCTCACCCCCATATTTCTCTTAAATTCAGCCACAGCACCACTACTCAGAAGGCCACCTCAACACCCCAGAAAACTCACCCAAATACTCCTAGGCTAAAGTGTATTTCACCTGTTCGCAGCTTCACTGAAATAGAGTCCGAGCAGTAAGCTTCAAATATATTATCTTAGCTCTCTTTTACTTGCAATGAATAACACCATGACAGCCTTATGGAGTCTCAGGTGAGAACTAGGATCCCTGGGCATCAGGGACTGTAGAACGTAAGACACGTTAAAAGTCCTAAAAGACACACTCAGAACACAGTATATCCCAAAGACCCAGAGTGCTCACATCTTCACTTCTTTAAAGCATTGCAGACAGAGGTCTTCCAGAAGAATGAAGTTTAGAACAGGAAAATTCATCAATTACTGTGATTTACTGCGTAAGagtttattaataattttgcaGAGTGAAAAACAGTTTTGGACAAGGGTGGCAagtaactgaaaacaaaaaccgGATTGCCAGTCAACAAAACTGCCCTCAGGAAGTAAAATGATGCTAGAAAAGTAGATCATGGTCCTTTTTGTGGCAAAATGTCTTGTTTTTTCAATCTAGAAAATCTTAGCTCATATTTTAACACCTCACACAAACCCACTATCAACAGCTTGGTGTAtattaaaaagtttattttaaaagtgaattattgaaataaatttgaCCTTTGTTAAACTATATCTACTCTATTTTCTATCATACTACTCACTAAATTGTGCCAATAAAATCAATATTGTTTGGTTAAAACATAATGGACTTGAGTTATGCAGATAATTAGTTCTGCCACCAAACAGTGCAACTGAAGGATAAGCCCAGTTCTGTGATGTACATGGACTGCATCTTTGACCCTGGAATGAGACACATGTACTCAAAACTTTGACACTAACCCTACAAGTAATTCAATTGGATGAAGAAGTCAGACCTAAATCAAACAGCATCACAGTATTGCATAAATACATACTACTGATCAATAAACACTAATTTGAAAACATTAGTTgttggagggatttaaaagtgACAGGGTTTTTCAGCAAAAGGCTGACCTGCACATTTTCCAGTGTAAAAACATCCTGCCAAAGGTTGATGAATTTTATTCTCATGTGagtcacagaaataattaacaTCTTACTTTATTGACCAATAGAATCCACAATAATTGCCCCAGACTATCCCCAAACAAAAGGATTAAAGCTCCATTTCCCAAAAGTGCACCCAAAATCTTAACTAGCTTAAACAAAACAAGTGACAcgtttctttttattttcaaacaatttGGGAGTTTCTTCTTGCTTGAAATAGATTCTACTGTATTAGGATGCTACATGCCAATACATCACAATGACATGAAAAATCTGTACTTCTTTTTCGTTTAACAGTCAGAATTCAGCTGTCTAAACACCAGCCCTAAGTGCCATATAGGGTGTACAAGCGACCATGAAGTAACTGCCTAGGACTTCCAGGTGGCCAACTACACCCTCAGCCAGGATGCCCTAAGACCTTTAACTGGGGTAAACTGTGACATTTAGGCAGTGGAACTGATCTCAGAATCCTTATACTTTCCAgaatttgtttctattttcttccaaagtcaTATCTATCCAACCTGCTCAAAATGAATTTGCAAGTATTGTAGATTGCTACAAATGTACTTTTCCAGCTGGTAGAAATTGCATATTTCTTCTGTGCAGCTTACCAGTTAAGGaggacagaaataatttcagggTTAGCTGAAAAGTCTTGATAAAAGCTGCTTCCAGAAGATTATTCAGTAACTAAAAATCTTTACATAGAACACTTTATTTTGGTGGAAAACATAAACCTGTATCAAGACAGAGAACCACcggaaatttaaaaaatgtttaatttacagcaaaaccagaatttcTGTGATATAAATGCATTCTAGTGAGACAGAAAGATATCCTGGATTTTGGGGACACATATTTGGGCCACATGTGCCCATTAAAGACTTTGACTTTAATCCACACCATCTGTTCACAGTGTCATTTTGCCTGTCCAAATCCAGCAATCAGGGCTACAAGGCCTGAAATCAGGGCAAAAAGGCCAAACACTGGGAACACTGGAGACTCCTCCAAGACCTTTCATTAAGGCCACCTGAAAATTACTTTGGCTCAAGAGAGCAGAACAAGAGCCCTCCTAAACAAAAAAGTGAGGTGTTTATAATGCCCATGACTCTTGACTATTCTGCAGACAGATGGTCTACCTTGTAAAACATCTGCTCACTTTTAAGTTTCCAGTGGCTGGAGAGGCTCTACACTTGCTTCAAACCTATTCCCAAGAACACTAATGGGTGTTTCTTCAGCCACAACACTCCCTCCCAAGGAACATGCATTTCTCCATTCCATTTACATACATACCATTGGtttgcagtgctgctttccctgcattTTGTCCCCAACTTCTTGCTTAAGGCAGTCTAATTCTGAGAGAGCCTGTGTCAAACGAGTTTTCATTTCTTCGTACCTTGTTTCAGCGAAACCAAGTTCTCTGTACCACTTCTGAGCCtaacaggaagaacaaaaattacTGAGTATAATTAGTCCAGCAGTGGTATCATTTTTCAATACCAGCTTACAACCACAGATTTGAGGCTGCTCTCTACATCATAACTTTTGGACTGTTATAAACTGATTAAATTAAATGGAATTATACAATACACTACAATATTATCATAAGAAATTAATGCAATTTTAGAAGGACATCCTATAGAATATCTCACTAGCTCTATGCGAAAAATAGTATTTAGATTTATTCTAAATGTGAAGGTACcatgaatattttgaataaagtttaaaaaagcagtGGTGTATACAAACATGATTTCAGAGATTACATCTTTGAAAGCCCTCAGAGCAAAGTGAAAGTAAGCTTTTATTAGCTGTGTAGgggaaaaagtttttcttgaGGAATGtttcctggtttcagctgggacagaattaattttctccttagTAGCTGGCACAATGCTGTGTTTGATTCAGTATGAGAAGCAAAACAACAatgtcaaaaatgaaaaatgaaaagaaggggaaaaaaagccctccCTATGTTCACCTTTTAATTCTTTCTAGGGTGTCTTTATTCCACTTACACACATTAACTgtagctttaaaaacaaaagcaaacccaaaccaaaaatcacAAACAAGCCCCTCAATAGCTCTGCTGGTCACCTGACAGCAATCTCTCCTTCATATGATAGatcattttttcctcccttctgaAGCAAAGGTTTCACATTATTTTAAGTAAACTGAGGAAAGTATTGTAACACACAACTTCTGTATAACACACAAAAGGATTAGAAGGACCCAAGTTAATTAGattttacaaaagaaacaaaagtaaaactATATCTTCATGTTCAAAAGACAAGGTCAGAAGTCCTTGCCTAAACATCCAACAGTCATCCAAATCCATCCCTTTATTCCAGTTGCCTCACCTGAAAGCTGGGAAGTCTTATAAAGCAGTTGTCAAAGGACAATAATTTTGTACAACCACCATGAAAACCCtattgctatttttcttttacatagTCAACACACATGTTGGCTGCCAATGGTTTGTCCACAGGGAGTGTGAGTGATGCCTGTTACAGCCCTATAAATATATACTTGCCATAAAAACAATACATTCTGCTTAGACATGCATAGAGTGGAGATTGACTAATAAAAAATAGGAATGTGAATATCTAGTGCATTTGGAAAGGCACAACACTGAAAGCTTCCTCAGATGGAGTCAAAAGTGCAGATTTACTCGAGAGAGGCACAGAACTACCCCATCCAAACAAGTCTCCAAGTAGGTGGTGCTGGACTTGGTGTGGAGAGAAGGGGCAGCATGTCTGGCAGTGCCTCTGGATATGGCAAAGGCCTGACAGCGCCAGGCTGCACAGGATCTAGCTTCTCATTCAAAAACTACTTTCAATTCAGGTTTGCAGTAACCCTCAGtgcttctgctgccttctcctcctgcttaTTCTCAGTGATGTAGAGGGAAGCAGCCTGCCCAGAGATGGCCAGAGTAGGCAGGTTGTTGTGTGTGCCTGTGTCAGGCACTCAGCCCCTGCCACAGTGTCCTGCAGGAATGCAGCTTCACTTTATGTTCTAAGTGACTGTGCTATTCATCACTCAAAGATCAGGGGAACATTTTGGTTCTGCAGATCAGAGACTTTCCTGTTTTGCAAAAGTGTTAAAGCCTGGCAGAAAGAAGACAGCCGTGttagaaaacagaagcaaaaacaaATTTGCTCCTCAGACGTACATCAGAGTAGAAGGTTACCTCTTTTTTTGACTTTTCTAATTCCTTTTGCTGTACTTTTAGctcctcttctgcctttctAACTTGCTCTTTCATCATACTGTAGCTTTCAAAGATGATGCCCTGGATAGACAAAAAGACATGATGATTCTTCTCACCTGTACAAAATGGCACATTTATAGAATGTTGTTTATAGAACAACATATGGTTTTCTccaaaattactaaaaaaattgcataaaatCAACAtattacatataaatatttccCTGTTGACTATTCTCAACTGAAGTAGTAATTCTGCATTTATAAGTGCATAGTAATCTCCACAGAAATTCACTGTGGTGTAAGCTACCTgactacaaaggaaaaacatggaTGTGAAATCCAGCACGAGTGAAGATCCTGTCTTTAGACATATGTTTCATATGcatcaaaacaataaaaaaattagacccaatcagaataaaaattagtaAATGAACATGTGCACACTTTTCACCAAGACATGATTTTTTCACCATTATAACAAGTTTCCTTCTGTTAGGAGAACTTGTGGTGGAATAAAAGCTTCTTGGAAAAGCTTTTACTCTTGCAGTaagataaaaaaatttttaaaagcctgaacAGTGCAGTCTTTTAAGTATTATTTTTGACTTTGTAGATTGCTGTATCACTTTAACATTCTCTAATACAAcattccaaaaaaacccctttctgGCATTTTGCCTTCTATTTCAAAGTTAACTTTATCACCTCAGCTCACGTTAGAGGTTACAAAGTTTCCTCCATCACAAAGGCAATTCAGCTTTGCCCTCCAAATAACATTGGTACCTCCCTTTCTTTAGAAGATCGTGCTCGATAACATTCCTTACTGTTAGTATTTACCTTTTTCCCAGGGGAATAATCTGAAGGATCTATAGGCAGAACTCCCTGTTCTTCAGTTTGTGTTACACTACATGCTGTTCCAACTTTCTTTGGCTTAAGACCATGTTGTTGACTTCCTTCTTTTAGTTTtactatatttttctttgttcctatacttttctcttttctcagctCTTCACAGGTGAAACCTAAAGAAGACAttaattctttcaaatttttattttctaaaataaagtttgcatttgctttctgaaattcCTCAAGCTGTTCTGAAGTTTCTTGCTTGATTCTGTCTATCTCTCTTTTCAGTacacatttttcctcctgtaaaTCAGAAATGGTTTGATAACAGCTAGTTTTGCAATCTTGGAGTTCTGAAACTAAGATCCTATATTTGTCTTGCTCACACTTTATCTCTGCCAAATGTCCCaacaaagtttctttttcacCTTCTGAAAAAGCTATTCTTTGtaaatttttctgtctctcctgtACTAATTCATTACATTTTGCTACATAGTTTTCATTGTCTTGTAATAATTTAGCCATTTCTTTGAAGcatctgcttctctcttcttttaggtcagaaagcagctggaaatacctcattttccttccattcaGGGATAGAACACTCCCGTGAAGTTTATTTGATGCAATTGTCAATGAGTCCTTTTCAGAAttcctatttttctcttcaacaTATGAGAGATTCTTAGGGAAAGTTTCAACTAAAAATGTTCCTGGGGTCatggtgttttcttctgtaaagTTATTATAACATCCACCAGCAACTTCTTTCTCATTAATTAAGTTTTGGAATGAAACAATGTTAGCCTCATCTACTGCTAAAACGTATTGAAAATATGCATCCATCTCCTCTTCCAGGGCACGCATCATCTGAGCATATCTGTCATTCTCCTGTTGTAATATGCAGACTTTTTTGGAGTAATTTTCATTCTCTTGCATCAGCAGAAATATCCTCTGAGAACATGCAGCCACTGCTTTTTCCAGTACAGATATTTTCACATTACATTCATTTCCAGCTTCCAGGGATGACAGATGACAGAAACACTCATAAAAAGTGTTCCCTGGTAGGAATAGTTTTCTTAAGCACACAGCCCTCTCTTGCAGAGGAAACAGTAAGTTTAGTGGATACCTCTTTTCATCTGACCAAAAAAATTTCTGAGAGTATGCATGTTGCATGTTTTTAGCAGCTATTTTTTGACACGAGAAATCCTCCTCATTTGGTTCACACAGTTTCAAAGTCTggtctttcatttttttcaggcCAATATTACTGGAGGGCCTTGTTTGGTGAGTTGGTTTCTGagcctgcttttccttctcttccatttcAGTTAAGTCTTCTCCATTGCATCTGCTATTCACATCAGGGATGCAGTTTTCTGAGATATTTTCTTCGTCCACTTGTTCAGGACTCCcttcaaaacactttttaaagtctttaaaagCAACAGAGAAACTTTGGGCAATCTGTGTGCTACAGAGATTCTCTTTAGCTTCCACTCCTTGCTTCCCAGGCCTGAATAATTCAGTTTTGTGGAAAACTTTAGGACTTTCCTCAAGATCACAGGTCAGCTGTTGTTGTTGGGCTTTctcattctgtatttcttctcttttagcTCTCCCTGTAAAGATTTTTTGGTGATACTTTTCATCATCAAAATCTTTATCCAGACATATATTTTCACTTATGCTTTTTGGCAGAATTTGCATGTTTCCCCAATGTTTTTCCATGTTGCATCCTTCTAGAGACGATGCAAAAATTTCAGCCACAGCGGAAGGCAACTTTGCATGAAGAAGTTCAGGAGCTTTGTCATAAAATCCTCCTTTTGCAACAATGCAAAGGCCATCAGACCAAAGATCAGTATTTGCCTCACAGAAACTCAAACTCCTCACTTTCTTCACAGAGGTGAAAGCTGCTGTGGGGCATCTTCCAAGTTCAAACCAGGTCAGCTGGAGCTTCTTCCTCATTAGGGCTTCAACCACAGAAGCAGGGAATGTCTTCACTGGTAGAGTTATACTTTGTGtcttcaagagaaaaaaggtTTCTTCATCCTTGGTTTCCTTAATTGTCTCATTGATAGAGAACTTTGCAGAACAAGGGggaagcagccctgctgcatgATGACTTGGGGTACACCTGAGCAAAGTGAAACTCCCTTCTAGAGTACTTGCCCTCTGTGGTCCAAGAGTGACCTGGTGATagcaaatgagaaatgtttcaaactgaaaaatatatacTAAAGTGTGCTGCTAATCataatttgttttttacttcATTCATAAAATACTTGATTACAAATTGATGAGAAAAAGCCATTTCCATACAAAGGGTTTTCAAATTACTTAAAGACTTGCAACAAGAGTAATGTTACAAATTAGGTATGAGTACTTCAATCATTTTCTTAGTGCACACCTGTATACACCTTGTAAAGCATCTGTAGTGGCCATGatttaaagctgtttttataTTCACCTTTAAATACACCAACTCTTCATTTTCTCCCCAATTTCACACGCTCCCTGTGCACAAAGATAGCAAGAACAGCAGTAACTTTTCTTCTCACCTGCTCAGCCTCAGGTAGACCAGCAAGTTTCACAAAGGCACTGGAACTGCACTCCAAAACTGGTCCAGGTTCTTCTGGTAGCTCCTCCATCTTCTTTAGTCCATCACAAGTACAGGCTGGTGTTTCTGTCGTGATAAAGCACAGGACAAATGTAATGTCTCTCCCCAGACagttacacaaaaaaaaaacccaaaaccatcTGAGCAGAtgttttgaacagaaaaatattttagtgagaGTATGCTCAAAATTACCTTCTCTACCAGCAGCATACACAACAAGTGAGTGATACAGATACAAGCACGAtgttaaacaagaaaacaagctTCACAAAAACCCATAAATATTGAAGTCTAAAGTAAGTTTTATTTAGGGTTCATGGTTCCCAGTTCCCAAAGcatttagaaatggaaaacacaCTTCATTACAGTGGGCAGGTGAAAACTTATAGATTAAACTTACAGGTTAAAATTATTCAGTGCAGGTCTGCATTTACATGCACTAAAATTTGCTACAAAATTCCCATTAATTTATGCTGGAAGAATTTACCTGATACAATTTTCCAGCATCAGAACCTTCACGTTGTTTGGTCTGAACAGCAAATCTGACTGCTGCACAGCATTCCCAAATACTATGCTTCATCGAGGACATACAAAGTACCCCCTCACCTCTGAAAGTTCCAAGATTTCTTGCAAAAGCTCATTATGTGAATGGTGGCAAACAGTTAATGTTTCACCTTCCTCAGATACAGTTTACAGATGAGGAGGATTTTCGAAGAGTTTACACATTCTAAGTCATGCACAACCCAATGAAATCATCTTCACTTTAttgcacagaaatgaaagcaaaaactgATTTCTTTGTATACCAGACTCTTTATCATGTAGCAGCACAACTGGAGTTTGAGTAGCTCTGCTTCTGAGTGAATCCAAGACTGCTCTCCATTTCAGATTCTGAACTTCATCCTGAATTAGATCTCCATTCTTaagagggaagagggggaggagaagaaaaaaaaaccccacagaatacatatatatatatatatatatatatatatatacatatatatatatatatatacacatgtgGTGTCTGTGATATGAAAACCAGGCACATAAATTTCCTCTGCTATTTTACATTCAAAAGACCTATTATTTCGTTAGAACTTCTATTGTTTTATaccattttcttatttcaacattttccaGTAAATGTTGTAGTTGTAAATTTTCCCCTAGTTTTCCCCTTCATACTTTATAAAgcattaaggaagaaaatatgagtCATAAGCATGTAGTATGTCAGATCACAGGTGGAACAGTGACTAAATCAACAAAGGTCATCAGCAAAGATAAAACAAAGTCCCATCAAGTAGGGAATGAGACTAACAGTTCAGCGCCCTGCTAAAAAGACAATTGTTCCTAAGTTGGAAGAACTCAAAGCTGAACAATCATTCCAAacaagacttttatttttccattcatgATTTAATTGCAAATTTCATATTCTGCTCTTGACATTCATCTTGAGTCCCTGACTGAATTTGACACTTCCTGATGCAAAACAGATACCCCTATTGCTTGATAATAGCAGATCACATTTCACATGCACTGTGCTCATTTTCAGTGAACAGAAGAATCAGATTTGATTGTCTCAACAAAACACATCATTGAGATGGTAACCAAAACAGCTACACCACAGAAACCAAGCCAACACAGGCACTTTTGTcttcctgcactgctctgcatcaaatgccagcagaaaataaatctggtCCCTTTGCACTGAgctacagttttaaaattacatatgGATGGGATAGGCAATGACTTCCAAGTCTTCAGTTCGTAGTGAGTCAGAAAAGGCTGCTGATTTCCCACAGGATCCCCAgtgagatttttatttcaaccCAAGTCAGTTGCCTCAATGTTGTGCTCTATTAAAATATGTTGATTAAGAGACACAGCTTAAGTGGAAACTACCACACTTCCAAGATTTCTTCCCTTATTTTCTCAGTAATATCAaataatagaatggtttgggttgaaaagtaccttaaaggtcatctaaaGGTCATAGTTACAACCCCTCAGTCAGgagcaaggacaccttccactataccaggttgctcaggccccatccaacctggtcttgaacactcccaggggGAGGGCATCcacaacatctctgggcaacctgtttgAAACTAATGCCAATTCCTTGGAACACATTCATTCCTTTCCTGCAcctcttcctttatttcttcacagagaTCAACTCTTGATTGATATGTGGGTACTGTCAAAAGAAAGTTACTCGAAATGATGTATAAGATACAATGCTTGGATGGCAGAACATCACACTGAGAAATCAAGACCTCAGCTGTCAtgtgaaagctgcagaaagatgCATTGCTTGGTGTTCCATACTTTTCCTTCACCTTCAACAAGCCCCCTAATGCTCACATCTAGAAACTGGTAAGTCAACACACAGCCACATGTAACAAGCTGCTTTCTCCTGTGTGTTCACTTCTCATTCAGGCACATACTGCAATTGGAACATCGCAGACAGGATTCTGATACTGAGATTGGAAATTCAAATTTTCTACAAGATTTATGTGACTACATTCCACCACGAGATGCAGTTCACCTCTTGGAGCTCAGTCTAATTGGATCTGGTATTACTGATGAAGATGCAGTAATGACTAAGGCtagtctttaaaaataactgatgtGATTGGTATTTGAGTGACATGGTATTTACTGAGAAATCTCGTACTGTGTGTATTTCACAGGAGTGTGATAAGCCTGTCTTCACAAACTaattttttcctggctgtgaaATAGGGAAATGATGCCATTTGCTCTTTCACTGAGAAATATTATACAAGCAGTTTTCTAGGAAACTAACAGCCCAAAAATCTTTCTTGTATTGCacacaatttttcatttttatagctGTTGATGGAGTATGATGAGCTTAAATAGGATTTTTCTTGTAACTATTTTGGCTTAAATACTACAAGACTGAGGCGATGAGACTGAGAAATTCTATTTTAATAGGTGCCAGTAAAACTCCAGATAAGGGGGAAAAACCCttttcagttttacagaaaaacaccagatgtctccctcctccttttaTCACAGATATTGaaattttttccctgctatCTCAAGTCACTTTCTACTAGAAAAATGCAAGTGTATTTGTAGTAccaaaagaggaggaagagacaACCAGAAATGCAGAAGGCACAAGATTTGATGCTGCTGATGCTATACACAGTATTTAAAGTAAACACAAATTATGGCCTGTTCATTTATACCAAAGATTGGGTAACTGAGACTCTAACCTCCTATGACAtaagaaatgtaaattaatgCTTAGAAAAGAAATGGTTAGAAAACTTcatgtagagaaaaaaataggctTTTATTAGAGTACAGCATAGAAAGAGTCTTTTTTCTTGAAGACTTCTTGGATTGGTCTCAGGCAATTAGAGAGTTATGTATCTTGCTTTCACACCTTCAAATAACCcaacatttttgttcttcttttctcaaTTTTATCAAACCAATTGTAATTCTTCACTACTTCTTCTCTGGCTCTGAAAGCCCTCACTCCTCTTGATTTCAGCTCTGCAGTCCCCTCATAGTACATTTGTTTGTTGTACCTGTTTACAACTCAGTGCAAGACCCTTGAGAagtatcttaaaatatttttaaaaagtattcttCATTCCCAAGGAAAAGTGAATAGACTATTTAAAATAACTATAGCAATGGATCAGGGTAAGCAGTTGGTCTTTCTGCCGCGTCGGGGCAGCTACAGAGACACATGGGGTGAGGTGCAACTTCTGAGCTGTCCACAGAGGTCACCCACGTGCTGCTGGTTACTGCTGGATGATCTCACCACTCTCAGAGAAAACCTCCTGGAGCTCACTGCTTTGGGACTGTAAAACCACTAATGGTATAAAATCACCAGGCCTGCAAAGGTGCATTCCACCACCAGGTTaaaaaatttgtctttatttcctCTAGCTTTACGGATACAAGATCCTCTCTAGCTTCTCCCAGTTCTGGAAGTACTCACAGTCTGACTGACCTCCTATATGAAAGGGTTTTGTTCATGCCCACTACCTCTTGGTTAACTGCAGTTAAAATCAGGAGAATTCTTGGGATATCAGGTCACAATCTGTCTGAATGAGTGTGAGGCTTGGCTGATTTCACTTTAAATAAAGTCTCAGAATAAAAATACCCTCCACCTCAGTGCATGAAGAATAAAACTTTGTTTGA
This window of the Corvus cornix cornix isolate S_Up_H32 chromosome 4, ASM73873v5, whole genome shotgun sequence genome carries:
- the JAKMIP1 gene encoding janus kinase and microtubule-interacting protein 1 isoform X1 translates to MISALHRQERVVLQSREVTDPIPNQHKCSTIKGISQVPAGGGLTQMTARHHAATHSLPPVRPPTNEEDNEKEKQLEDASTPDEKVKGAGEENLNLRIKELEKSEQKLKGVLEDYVESDSILRNRMKELELSHKALLVMIDQLNVKLNQVENAHVRIKGKLRDIQGDLISLVENQKKSEKKQKEKLHWLQEQLKTKEDEIKSQSEYFEHYKQRQRQQTAVLRKRDCYLQGEVSRLEKQVRDLNAHIALLTSELEEGMVQHLQQKLQSVCSGTQGCKHPGVEEMEWKTCTENAEHDVKRHCEAFQQNLKFLREKEEDTRREQADLLTELQCSQDAEDFLRTKLEESHHHVYSLKLPEIKLQEKVEELLDGNRTSEDQGSVKLKKKKEKYPELKRLAEGDSRVNVVSQLNGDLIQDEVQNLKWRAVLDSLRSRATQTPVVLLHDKESETPACTCDGLKKMEELPEEPGPVLECSSSAFVKLAGLPEAEQVTLGPQRASTLEGSFTLLRCTPSHHAAGLLPPCSAKFSINETIKETKDEETFFLLKTQSITLPVKTFPASVVEALMRKKLQLTWFELGRCPTAAFTSVKKVRSLSFCEANTDLWSDGLCIVAKGGFYDKAPELLHAKLPSAVAEIFASSLEGCNMEKHWGNMQILPKSISENICLDKDFDDEKYHQKIFTGRAKREEIQNEKAQQQQLTCDLEESPKVFHKTELFRPGKQGVEAKENLCSTQIAQSFSVAFKDFKKCFEGSPEQVDEENISENCIPDVNSRCNGEDLTEMEEKEKQAQKPTHQTRPSSNIGLKKMKDQTLKLCEPNEEDFSCQKIAAKNMQHAYSQKFFWSDEKRYPLNLLFPLQERAVCLRKLFLPGNTFYECFCHLSSLEAGNECNVKISVLEKAVAACSQRIFLLMQENENYSKKVCILQQENDRYAQMMRALEEEMDAYFQYVLAVDEANIVSFQNLINEKEVAGGCYNNFTEENTMTPGTFLVETFPKNLSYVEEKNRNSEKDSLTIASNKLHGSVLSLNGRKMRYFQLLSDLKEERSRCFKEMAKLLQDNENYVAKCNELVQERQKNLQRIAFSEGEKETLLGHLAEIKCEQDKYRILVSELQDCKTSCYQTISDLQEEKCVLKREIDRIKQETSEQLEEFQKANANFILENKNLKELMSSLGFTCEELRKEKSIGTKKNIVKLKEGSQQHGLKPKKVGTACSVTQTEEQGVLPIDPSDYSPGKKGIIFESYSMMKEQVRKAEEELKVQQKELEKSKKEAQKWYRELGFAETRYEEMKTRLTQALSELDCLKQEVGDKMQGKQHCKPMPVYTLKDAQEKEVNKIASKRLEQQVLTLKAQLRDQAALQNQFHDLQNEVELLQAQLCEKDKELQKRKSEVKLTLAPLKAKLACLTQKCQERNSFIRRMHGEFQRQGIINSAFDEEVKNLVEDMTLAEYIVAFTPVCDQEVLPSSTDISQANGQPEDHVACAKGNGMTGSIPENSQPGVDGLHSSHITPNVCAGSPMRVTSPERIIALHRELRENHHKNFQIPSVVPSGSKPRAGPNPPVIPEEAPWPVLSGMKDAAVPPEPGMSLPVGLVCII